One stretch of Tribolium castaneum strain GA2 chromosome 5, icTriCast1.1, whole genome shotgun sequence DNA includes these proteins:
- the LOC103314927 gene encoding uncharacterized protein LOC103314927, with translation MQDVSEFDFESVLKNYSIQDIALEQSCKQRLNDQETYEETLKTYKEAKEEFFKTEDEHQTLQANFTEKLNINNAVNQLQIVPNNILKSTSDEILAMFEEMGKDSDNFVNLVNNYLKKFQNLGSEFEESVVLRNKADCFNKNEILEHEITERRNRFDEIKQREEEREKLTVDQYSRKPFESYLNGCDTLKVDVFENEQYLIHLNKNIIFLEQRNHELKVFIN, from the exons ATGCAAGACGTGAgtgaatttgattttgaaagcgTTCTCAAGAATTATTCAATCCAg GATATCGCTTTGGAGCAGTCGTGCAAACAAAGACTGAATGATCAAGAAACATACGAggaaactttgaaaacttacAAAGAAGCTAAggaggaattttttaaaaccgaAGACGAGCACCAAACTCTTCAAGCAAATTTTACTGAGAAACTCAATATAAATAATGCTGTTAACCAGCTGCAGATTGTCCCAAATAACATACTCAAGTCCACTAGCGACGAAATTTTGGCCATGTTTGAGGAAATGGGAAAGGAttc AGACAATTTTGTAAATCTGGTCAATAATTACCTGAAAAAGTTCCAAAATTTGGGCAGCGAATTT GAGGAGTCAGTAGTTTTAAGAAACAAAGCCgattgttttaacaaaaatgaaattcttgAGCACGAAATTACAGAGCGAAGAAACAGATTTGACGAAATTAAACAACGAGAAGAAGAGAGAGAAAAATTAACAGTTGATCAGTACTCAAGAAAACCATTCGAAAGTTACTTGAATGGTTGCGACACCCTCAAAGTAGATGTTTTTGAGAATGAACAGTACCTAATCCAcctcaataaaaatatcatttttttagaGCAAAGAAACCACGAacttaaag